One stretch of Chryseobacterium fluminis DNA includes these proteins:
- a CDS encoding RHS repeat-associated core domain-containing protein, with protein sequence MEVNNYYPFGLLHHYTLTTQNAYQYKYLSQELQETGFYDLNARFYMPDVVIFGQHDPLSEKTLQPYAYGYNNPIMFKDPTGMSGESTHTDKFGNVVAVYNDGDLGVYRHDGNAKETKQELNQNYSKENTSGGGERMGRTLVWDSFNNGKGNPTGKIDFGSYAARDWLNNFSDAISRDTEANGGFVARMNYAWNGGNGDKYDYKTQNGGGLYSGSQIAEGVYVSARDVGNFAAGRAAFLTGQSKMDFMLNAGGFNLSGNSKMGLIFNNSHWKREAQKAGFPAYGEAFNSNLFQRLGYENVTTAEGIIKKSKIIWGDRK encoded by the coding sequence GTGGAAGTTAATAATTATTATCCGTTTGGCTTACTGCATCATTATACACTGACTACTCAGAATGCGTACCAGTACAAGTACCTTTCCCAAGAACTACAAGAAACAGGGTTCTATGATCTCAATGCTCGTTTCTATATGCCGGATGTTGTAATTTTCGGGCAGCACGATCCGCTTTCTGAAAAAACGTTGCAGCCTTACGCTTATGGTTATAATAATCCAATAATGTTTAAAGATCCTACAGGAATGTCTGGAGAAAGTACGCATACTGATAAGTTTGGAAATGTTGTTGCGGTTTATAATGATGGTGACTTGGGGGTTTATCGTCATGATGGTAATGCTAAAGAAACTAAACAAGAACTTAATCAAAACTATTCTAAAGAAAATACTTCGGGTGGTGGAGAGAGAATGGGAAGAACACTTGTTTGGGATTCATTTAATAATGGAAAAGGAAATCCTACAGGCAAGATAGATTTTGGTTCTTACGCAGCAAGAGATTGGCTTAATAATTTTAGTGATGCAATTTCTAGAGATACTGAAGCCAATGGAGGATTTGTAGCAAGGATGAATTATGCATGGAACGGTGGAAATGGTGATAAATATGATTATAAAACCCAAAATGGTGGAGGATTATATTCGGGTTCACAAATAGCGGAAGGTGTATATGTTTCAGCCAGAGATGTTGGAAATTTTGCAGCAGGAAGAGCGGCCTTCTTGACGGGGCAATCTAAAATGGATTTTATGTTAAATGCGGGAGGATTTAATTTGTCGGGGAATAGTAAAATGGGGCTTATATTTAATAACTCTCACTGGAAAAGGGAAGCCCAAAAAGCAGGTTTTCCAGCGTATGGAGAAGCTTTTAACTCAAATCTATTTCAGCGTTTAGGCTATGAAAACGTAACGACAGCTGAAGGAATAATCAAAAAAAGCAAAATAATATGGGGAGATCGAAAATAA
- a CDS encoding DUF5977 domain-containing protein, giving the protein MKKLLIPIIALSTVKGYTQTQEALYSQYYFKNIPQAPSTSNFMRYGEVQNSEYTGSNSPEIPIYTIESNNLKIPLSLKYISGNGIKVTDESGSFGLGWDMNLPTITQSVLGQDDLSMGLGADKFKLDFMYPSGYDGYLPRQCTAFTNTSNPGIGTYSYYKSVDRYLPFAGKLAQYMGNEGILIDGSPDIYTLNLFGEKIIFTISNFPTKNGQNGNTCIIYGGITDTFTPVFTVLNKKGYNIQYNNLTFVITDPKGVKYFFNQKENVRNGLISLINRNFVVNQIQDTNGSSIYFQYKNTENVKNVAFYSRNLNYSYDHTSGSANLPIASTTGLYQYTEEYDFIYYNSIGGSQTLNPLYTNTFIGYTHTTGMLYGTAQNYLNIEKIYGDFGSVDFTYSSRIDHPTLKLDKIEVNNSHKITETVRFFYDYFTAENTSKVINSNYDSVSGSYYDNISPNLLTKKLKLESVKINDDDYKFGYFSTPIPPKNSFAQDYWGYPNGSNNNVSLFPNPSDFLYPITLPVVAGINNNIKTANENFVKAGLLERIIYPTKGYSTYDYELNEADNLFNSFDKSQISKGKGVRLRQQLNYDHTNTIVSKDSLSYYQGKDTNPLFLFNRNRYRTLNVYPVYYTGEYSLYNIVNINSQNANSASPLSSGNYVGYSKVVRQKTDANSSQNNGKIITQYTNGLDIHHNNFENRIPLSMPSTQGNGDQNGKVLNTEIYDKNNKLLRKTENSYKNEYYNIQYGSSFALNSRYVVNTNKNNGGAPMEVFPHSVSIMGYFPILYKESLLTKSKMIEYFNGIEYNTNITYNYDPNNILVTKQTTTPESSSIFEEYFNTSQILRFSQANILSESTGKRIIKNGMQVYRQDIKYDDTSHFNPSSIITRDLINTTSATEVVYNLYDKGRLLQYTTKGGVPITIIWGYKGNLPIAQIEGVSYSQIMQLFGLDGSNSLSYKNLEIVKKSDEDIDDASELLLIDKLDEFRSKAELKDFKISTYTYDPLVGVKSITQPSGIREVYQYDSNSKLKNIKNVEGKLLKEYKYNYAPTVHYNSEKSPVFTRTTCGPGTLPEPTIYRVPVGKYSSTISQADADQKAQNDINANGQAYANTNGVCKPYVCTVTPSYNVSIYYSAFQETSANHIKAIISLPVTDPNLNWSGGLFIGTLQDLCRPNSYKNISINGWSISIAPNGGVTLYSGGSSSGGVATLNFEYDK; this is encoded by the coding sequence ATGAAGAAATTATTAATACCTATAATTGCCTTGAGCACTGTAAAAGGATATACTCAGACTCAAGAAGCACTTTATTCACAATATTACTTTAAAAATATACCGCAGGCTCCCTCTACAAGTAATTTTATGAGATATGGGGAAGTACAAAATTCAGAGTATACTGGTTCAAATTCGCCGGAGATACCCATTTATACCATCGAATCAAATAATTTAAAGATTCCATTGTCCCTAAAATATATTTCGGGTAACGGAATTAAGGTAACTGATGAATCAGGAAGTTTTGGTCTTGGATGGGATATGAATCTTCCAACTATCACTCAGTCTGTCCTTGGTCAGGACGATTTAAGTATGGGCCTGGGAGCCGATAAATTCAAACTTGACTTTATGTACCCAAGCGGATATGATGGTTATTTACCTCGTCAGTGTACTGCATTTACAAATACTTCTAATCCAGGAATTGGAACTTACTCTTATTATAAATCTGTTGACAGGTATTTGCCATTTGCAGGTAAACTAGCACAATATATGGGTAATGAGGGAATTTTAATAGACGGATCTCCCGACATCTATACATTAAATCTATTTGGAGAGAAAATAATTTTTACTATAAGTAATTTTCCTACAAAAAACGGACAAAATGGGAATACATGCATAATTTACGGAGGAATAACCGATACTTTCACTCCTGTTTTTACAGTCTTAAATAAAAAAGGGTATAACATTCAATATAATAACTTAACATTTGTAATTACTGACCCCAAAGGAGTTAAATACTTTTTTAATCAAAAAGAAAATGTTAGAAATGGTCTGATTTCTCTTATAAATAGGAATTTTGTAGTCAATCAAATACAAGATACTAATGGAAGTTCCATATATTTTCAATATAAGAATACAGAAAACGTAAAAAACGTAGCCTTTTATTCGCGAAATTTAAACTATTCATATGATCATACTTCCGGATCGGCTAATTTGCCCATTGCAAGTACGACGGGGCTTTATCAGTATACTGAAGAATATGATTTTATATATTATAATAGCATTGGGGGATCACAGACTTTAAATCCTTTATATACTAATACGTTTATTGGCTACACACATACTACTGGTATGTTATATGGTACAGCACAGAATTATTTAAATATAGAAAAAATCTATGGTGATTTTGGAAGTGTTGATTTTACCTATTCTTCTCGCATAGATCATCCTACTTTGAAACTAGATAAAATCGAAGTTAATAATTCTCATAAAATTACTGAAACTGTAAGGTTCTTTTATGATTACTTTACCGCTGAAAATACTTCTAAAGTTATTAACTCGAATTATGATTCGGTATCAGGATCTTATTATGATAATATATCTCCTAATCTTTTGACTAAAAAATTAAAATTGGAATCTGTAAAAATCAATGATGATGATTATAAGTTTGGTTATTTTAGCACGCCAATTCCTCCAAAGAACTCTTTTGCTCAAGATTACTGGGGTTATCCAAATGGGAGTAACAATAATGTCTCATTATTTCCTAATCCGTCAGACTTTTTATATCCAATCACATTGCCTGTCGTTGCAGGCATTAATAATAATATAAAAACTGCTAATGAAAACTTTGTTAAAGCAGGGTTATTAGAGAGAATAATCTATCCTACAAAAGGTTATTCTACATATGATTATGAGCTAAATGAAGCAGATAATTTATTCAATAGCTTTGATAAATCACAAATAAGTAAGGGGAAGGGTGTTCGACTCAGACAACAATTAAACTATGATCATACCAATACTATAGTAAGTAAAGATTCATTATCTTATTATCAAGGAAAAGATACTAATCCTTTGTTTTTATTTAATAGAAACAGATATAGAACTTTAAATGTATATCCAGTATATTATACAGGTGAATATTCATTATATAATATTGTCAATATAAATTCTCAAAATGCTAATTCGGCTTCCCCATTATCTTCAGGAAACTATGTGGGATATTCAAAAGTTGTTAGACAAAAGACAGATGCCAATTCTTCTCAAAATAATGGCAAAATAATCACCCAATATACAAATGGATTGGATATCCATCATAATAATTTTGAAAATCGTATTCCTTTGTCAATGCCTTCAACACAAGGGAATGGGGATCAAAATGGAAAGGTGCTGAATACTGAAATTTATGATAAAAATAACAAGTTATTAAGGAAAACAGAAAACTCATATAAAAACGAATACTATAATATTCAATATGGATCATCATTTGCGCTTAATTCGAGATATGTAGTTAACACCAACAAAAATAACGGTGGTGCTCCGATGGAGGTATTCCCACATTCAGTATCTATAATGGGATATTTTCCAATATTATATAAAGAAAGTTTATTAACGAAAAGTAAAATGATCGAATATTTTAATGGAATTGAGTATAATACGAATATAACCTATAATTACGATCCCAATAACATTTTAGTTACAAAACAGACAACAACCCCCGAATCCTCTTCTATTTTTGAAGAATATTTTAACACTTCACAAATATTACGATTCTCACAAGCTAATATTCTTTCAGAAAGTACTGGAAAAAGAATAATTAAGAATGGAATGCAAGTATATCGACAAGATATAAAGTATGATGATACTTCTCATTTTAATCCTTCGTCAATAATTACAAGAGATCTGATAAATACGACTTCAGCCACAGAAGTAGTATATAATCTTTATGATAAAGGTAGACTTTTGCAATATACAACCAAGGGAGGCGTACCAATTACTATTATCTGGGGTTATAAAGGTAATTTACCTATTGCGCAAATTGAAGGCGTTAGTTATTCTCAGATTATGCAACTGTTTGGTCTGGATGGTAGTAATTCTCTTTCATATAAAAATTTAGAAATTGTTAAAAAGTCTGATGAAGATATTGATGATGCCAGCGAGCTTTTATTAATTGATAAGTTGGACGAGTTTAGAAGTAAGGCTGAGCTTAAAGATTTTAAAATAAGTACATATACCTATGATCCTCTAGTGGGAGTGAAGTCTATCACTCAACCGTCAGGTATTAGAGAAGTTTATCAATATGATTCAAACAGTAAATTAAAGAATATCAAAAATGTTGAGGGGAAATTATTAAAAGAATACAAATATAACTATGCACCTACGGTTCATTACAACAGTGAAAAAAGTCCTGTATTTACAAGGACAACCTGTGGACCCGGAACGTTGCCTGAACCAACAATATATAGGGTTCCGGTAGGTAAATATTCCTCTACAATAAGCCAGGCAGATGCTGACCAGAAAGCACAGAACGATATCAATGCCAACGGACAAGCTTATGCTAACACAAATGGAGTGTGTAAACCTTATGTGTGTACAGTTACACCCTCTTATAACGTTTCTATTTATTATTCTGCCTTTCAGGAAACATCAGCCAATCATATAAAAGCCATCATAAGTTTACCGGTCACTGATCCCAACTTAAATTGGTCTGGCGGTTTATTTATCGGAACACTTCAGGATTTATGCAGACCCAATTCTTATAAAAATATAAGTATTAACGGATGGAGTATTTCTATAGCTCCCAACGGAGGAGTAACGTTATATTCAGGTGGAAGTTCATCTGGAGGTGTAGCTACCCTTAATTTTGAATACGATAAATAA
- a CDS encoding IS3 family transposase (programmed frameshift), translating to MKNSKFSEVQIIKILAEQNQGRTVNEICREHGISQPTFYKWKSKYGGLDVQQLSKMKELEKELSQYKKIVAELTLENVVMKDVIGKKALTPSEKRELVVYSGSEHGISIRNACRLFIINSSVFYYKRKKNNEDDKIREELILLAEQHQTWGFWTMHHRLRNLGFGCNHKRVYRIYKSMKLNLRSKRKKRLPARVKEPLLRPVYPNVTWSMDFMHDTLENGKSVRSLNIIDDFNREILNITIDTSLPSARVVSELEQLIDWRGKPEKIRVDNGPEFIAEKLKDWCNKNEVALHYIQPGKPTQNSLVERFNRTFRTEFLDVYLFENISQMRHYSEIWMWMYNNERPHKSLQYLTPRDFLLKYGKLTQTKANEFPTFQQNFNNDNNKLLTKSSTFKCT from the exons ATGAAAAACAGTAAATTTTCAGAAGTTCAGATTATTAAGATTTTAGCTGAACAAAATCAAGGAAGAACCGTGAATGAGATTTGCCGTGAACACGGGATCAGCCAGCCGACATTTTACAAATGGAAGAGTAAATATGGTGGTTTGGATGTGCAGCAACTCTCTAAAATGAAGGAATTGGAAAAGGAACTCTCACAATATAAAAAGATCGTGGCTGAACTTACGCTGGAAAACGTGGTAATGAAAGATGTGATTG GCAAAAAAGCTTTAACACCTTCCGAGAAGCGGGAACTGGTCGTTTATTCCGGATCGGAACACGGAATAAGCATTCGGAATGCGTGTAGACTTTTTATCATAAACAGTTCGGTATTTTATTATAAAAGAAAGAAAAATAATGAGGATGATAAGATTCGGGAGGAGTTGATTTTGCTCGCAGAACAGCATCAGACCTGGGGATTTTGGACAATGCACCACCGTTTGAGAAATTTGGGTTTCGGGTGTAATCACAAACGGGTTTACAGGATTTACAAATCGATGAAACTGAATCTAAGAAGTAAACGAAAGAAACGGCTTCCGGCAAGGGTGAAAGAGCCTTTGCTTCGTCCTGTTTATCCTAACGTAACGTGGAGTATGGATTTTATGCACGATACTCTGGAGAATGGTAAAAGCGTTAGAAGCCTTAATATCATTGATGATTTTAACAGAGAAATTTTGAATATTACCATCGACACCAGTTTACCATCAGCAAGAGTTGTTTCTGAGCTGGAACAACTAATCGACTGGCGTGGGAAACCTGAAAAGATAAGAGTTGACAATGGTCCAGAGTTTATTGCTGAAAAACTAAAAGACTGGTGCAATAAAAATGAAGTCGCGCTTCATTATATTCAGCCTGGAAAACCAACGCAAAACTCTTTGGTAGAAAGATTCAACAGAACTTTTCGGACAGAATTCTTAGATGTTTATTTATTTGAGAACATCAGTCAGATGAGACATTATTCGGAAATTTGGATGTGGATGTATAATAATGAGCGGCCTCACAAATCATTGCAATACCTCACGCCGAGGGATTTTTTATTGAAATATGGAAAACTAACCCAAACTAAGGCCAACGAGTTTCCCACATTCCAACAAAATTTTAACAACGACAACAATAAATTATTAACTAAAAGCTCTACTTTTAAGTGTACTTAA
- a CDS encoding DUF6443 domain-containing protein, which yields MKKIIIPVATLLLSGLVHAQNAPSPTENYIQSRTYLEPVTTSSPDAKQINTVQYFDGLGRPKQIVNVKASPLGKDVVTHIEYDGFGRQTKDYLPIPQSQTLNGAIFPTPLANASASYGSEKIYAEKILENSPLDRIQQQIQVGTDWSNKPVKFDYDANAVADEVVIFPKNSII from the coding sequence ATGAAAAAAATAATTATACCAGTAGCCACATTGCTTCTTTCCGGTTTAGTTCATGCACAGAATGCGCCGAGTCCTACAGAAAATTATATCCAGTCCAGAACCTATTTAGAACCTGTTACGACATCCAGTCCGGATGCAAAACAGATTAACACCGTCCAGTATTTCGATGGCCTGGGACGTCCAAAACAGATCGTGAATGTCAAAGCCTCACCACTGGGAAAAGATGTGGTGACCCATATTGAATATGACGGATTTGGAAGGCAGACCAAAGATTATCTTCCCATCCCACAATCCCAAACCTTAAACGGAGCTATTTTCCCGACTCCACTTGCCAATGCTTCTGCGTCTTACGGCTCAGAAAAGATCTATGCGGAAAAGATTTTAGAAAACTCTCCGTTAGACCGTATTCAGCAGCAGATCCAGGTGGGAACAGACTGGAGCAATAAACCGGTGAAATTCGATTATGATGCCAATGCAGTAGCCGATGAAGTTGTAATCTTCCCCAAAAACAGTATCATTTAA
- a CDS encoding RHS repeat-associated core domain-containing protein codes for MFKYTTTTTWENNATKSTISYTGNYGANQLYKNTVTDEDGNKTIEFKNGQGQVVLVRKINGTEKVDTYYVYNEYNQLAFVIPPKAAVATDLNTVMDALCYQYRYDGRARLVEKKVPGKGWEHLVYDKADRLIFTQDAVMRAAGKWLFTKYDSFGRPIITGRVSGTDRNDMQNVIGNNLILTERRDAAGFTKNGMQIYYSNDSFPYFDTALTVTYYDTYPAGSPAVTNVFSQELLTDNHSNTVSTKGLPVASYIKNIEDDSWTKIYTWYDTKGRSIGSRSDNHLGGYTVVNHKLDFAGAVLQTNTYHKRLAGDPETSIAEVFEYDHQNRIKKHWHYVGNNPGELLAENTYNELSQLTNKKVGNNLQSIDYAYNIRGWLTQINDPSNLGNDLFGYKINYNHVEGLENPNTDFMDLKVKPKYNGNIAEVSWKTLTEDNEPLKRYGYVYDNLNRLSAGFYQKQGAESAREYFERLEYDLNGNIKRLQRSDGLVSGNTALMIDNLKYDYAGNRLTKVTEEQIGNSRSYPYLTTHNTIGYDDNGNMTSHLDKGISAIKYNYLNLPEQITQMTLTLTQFMGQSKITRYTYRADGVKVKKLFGDIETDYLDGFQYKSTTPSEENAGLVTGGIMVEPAPNQTAVIKLRIIPTSEGYYDALNKLYIYHYTDHLGNVRLSYADTNKDGSIQPRQYFQSLCDNIPWDPWNPPSCISIWKPGEIVEVNNYYPFGLLHNYTLTTQNAYQYKYNGKELQETGMYDYGARFYMPDIGRWIVHDPLSDATFQPYSYANNNPISFNDPTGMIAQQPEMHASIGVTKNKKGEYEIVSAKNDGDFGIYLVDSNGNYDIKKSQRVGTLNNSFDFLFTNDATGKFDGVAMNNDNSNITLNTFTTLGALIYKYNYNTNNDIDNFYLDLINLAYSSRNGGALDLKVSLGLDLYSPVKAGKNITSLRAASNILFGYNMRKIYDKYKNNSSFKEKFANADDFYRYAMQAVGGYNQFQNNRSGFFNGNGYNKGFPFYGEHTYSGTNIYRGYFHQFTNQKLKKD; via the coding sequence GTGTTTAAATATACCACCACAACCACCTGGGAAAATAATGCCACCAAATCCACAATCAGTTATACCGGAAATTACGGAGCCAACCAGCTGTATAAAAATACGGTCACCGATGAAGACGGCAATAAAACCATTGAGTTTAAAAACGGACAGGGGCAGGTCGTTTTAGTCAGAAAAATCAACGGAACCGAAAAAGTGGATACCTATTATGTATACAATGAGTATAATCAGCTGGCATTTGTGATCCCTCCGAAAGCAGCCGTCGCTACAGATCTCAACACTGTTATGGATGCTCTCTGTTACCAGTACCGGTACGACGGCAGGGCAAGACTGGTGGAAAAGAAAGTCCCGGGAAAAGGTTGGGAACATCTGGTGTATGATAAAGCGGATCGTCTGATTTTTACGCAGGATGCTGTAATGCGTGCTGCCGGAAAGTGGCTTTTTACCAAGTATGACTCGTTTGGAAGACCTATTATTACAGGACGAGTTTCGGGAACCGACCGAAACGATATGCAGAATGTCATTGGGAATAATCTTATTCTTACAGAGCGCAGAGATGCAGCTGGCTTTACAAAAAACGGGATGCAGATTTACTATTCCAATGACAGCTTCCCGTATTTTGATACAGCACTCACAGTTACGTATTATGATACGTATCCCGCCGGTTCACCCGCTGTCACCAATGTGTTCTCCCAGGAGCTTTTAACGGATAACCATTCCAATACCGTATCCACGAAAGGATTACCGGTAGCCAGTTATATCAAAAATATCGAAGACGACAGCTGGACCAAAATCTACACCTGGTATGATACCAAAGGAAGAAGTATAGGCTCAAGGAGCGATAATCATCTGGGAGGCTATACGGTGGTCAATCATAAACTTGATTTTGCTGGTGCTGTCCTTCAGACCAATACCTATCATAAAAGACTGGCGGGTGATCCCGAAACCAGTATTGCGGAAGTCTTTGAATACGATCATCAGAACAGGATAAAAAAACACTGGCATTATGTAGGCAATAACCCTGGAGAATTACTGGCTGAAAATACGTACAACGAACTTTCCCAGCTGACCAATAAAAAAGTAGGGAATAACCTTCAGAGCATTGATTATGCGTATAATATCCGTGGGTGGCTGACCCAGATCAACGATCCGTCCAATTTGGGCAATGATCTGTTTGGTTATAAAATCAATTACAACCATGTCGAAGGTTTGGAGAATCCGAATACCGATTTTATGGATCTGAAAGTAAAGCCGAAATACAATGGAAACATCGCTGAAGTATCCTGGAAAACCTTAACAGAAGATAATGAGCCTTTAAAAAGGTACGGTTATGTGTATGACAATTTAAACCGTTTATCAGCTGGATTTTATCAGAAACAGGGTGCTGAGTCGGCGCGTGAATATTTTGAAAGACTGGAGTATGATCTGAATGGAAACATAAAAAGACTGCAAAGATCTGATGGACTGGTTTCAGGAAATACCGCTTTAATGATCGATAATCTTAAGTATGATTATGCGGGCAACAGGCTCACAAAAGTAACGGAAGAACAGATCGGTAACAGCAGGAGCTATCCTTATTTGACCACGCACAATACAATAGGATATGATGATAATGGAAATATGACCAGTCATTTAGACAAGGGAATTTCGGCAATCAAATATAATTACTTAAATTTACCAGAGCAGATTACCCAAATGACCTTGACCTTGACCCAATTTATGGGACAGTCCAAAATAACCCGTTATACCTACCGGGCAGACGGAGTAAAAGTGAAAAAACTCTTTGGTGACATTGAAACAGATTATCTGGATGGATTTCAATACAAGTCTACAACACCATCAGAGGAAAATGCAGGTTTGGTGACTGGTGGAATTATGGTTGAGCCTGCCCCAAATCAAACAGCAGTAATAAAATTAAGGATTATTCCTACTTCCGAAGGATATTATGATGCGCTTAATAAGCTCTATATTTATCATTATACAGACCATTTGGGAAATGTAAGATTAAGTTATGCAGATACCAACAAAGATGGCTCGATTCAGCCACGGCAATATTTTCAGAGTCTGTGTGACAATATACCATGGGATCCGTGGAATCCCCCAAGCTGCATCAGTATCTGGAAACCGGGCGAGATTGTAGAGGTTAATAATTATTATCCGTTTGGCTTACTGCATAATTATACACTGACTACTCAGAATGCGTACCAGTACAAGTACAACGGAAAGGAATTGCAGGAGACGGGGATGTATGATTATGGTGCAAGATTTTATATGCCGGATATTGGACGATGGATTGTACATGATCCATTAAGTGATGCTACTTTTCAACCATATAGTTACGCTAATAATAATCCTATATCTTTTAATGACCCAACAGGGATGATAGCCCAACAACCTGAAATGCATGCAAGTATTGGAGTTACAAAAAATAAGAAAGGAGAATATGAAATAGTAAGTGCAAAAAATGATGGAGATTTTGGGATTTATTTGGTTGATTCAAATGGAAATTATGACATTAAGAAAAGTCAAAGAGTTGGAACTTTAAATAATTCTTTTGATTTTCTTTTTACAAATGATGCTACAGGAAAATTTGATGGAGTTGCGATGAATAATGATAACTCAAATATAACCCTTAATACATTTACAACCCTAGGAGCATTAATATATAAATACAATTATAATACGAACAATGATATAGATAATTTTTATCTTGATTTAATAAATCTCGCCTATTCTTCAAGAAATGGAGGGGCATTAGATTTAAAAGTATCTCTCGGATTAGATTTATATTCTCCAGTAAAAGCAGGTAAAAATATAACATCCTTGAGAGCTGCTTCAAATATTCTTTTTGGATATAATATGAGGAAGATTTATGATAAATATAAAAACAATTCAAGTTTCAAAGAGAAATTTGCAAATGCAGATGACTTTTATAGATATGCAATGCAAGCTGTAGGAGGATACAATCAATTTCAAAATAATAGGAGTGGTTTCTTTAATGGAAATGGATACAATAAAGGATTCCCTTTTTATGGAGAACACACTTATTCAGGTACGAATATTTATAGAGGCTATTTTCATCAATTTACTAATCAAAAACTAAAAAAAGATTAA
- a CDS encoding T9SS type A sorting domain-containing protein, producing the protein MKKLYRSAFFLCTILNFSAQEVIWQKDIQSNTQDFLSQVTTTIDGQYLISGSSIQSTKIPSGGGKQNKGYEFHLVKLNQKGEEVWEKYFSGQNHDFLSATVATQEGGFLLAGTSFSGKGLDKKEDSKGGSDIWLVRISPFAEEMWQKTIGAASDEEARAVIQTTDLGFFVAGNVQNSAKGYGSKDVLVVRLDKNGKELSQLILGGKGLDEVEKMIPTKDGGALLGIYSRSAAGGSKKTENFGEGDYWIIKLSKDGKVEWEKNFGGKGDDHLRTLALTSTGYLIGGESRSERSGNKSVGITEGTDLWLISLNNRGEEIWQKSYNFKNRDMLMGISVIEKKEKGEKNRDVTTGILLGGYTQAEGRIEADDEKFWMLYVDESGNEQWRKHVKGQSSKKEERLSDIKLNRDGSIILAGTSAEELEKENWKIVKLGDQQIDQLIEKQDIKIYPNPVSDYAYIEIGMNFTEAEIVVYDMGGRQLQSLKTKNKVTKMNTQNLIQGAYLVVIKTDTDKTANAKLIKK; encoded by the coding sequence ATGAAAAAACTCTACAGGAGTGCATTTTTCTTATGCACTATTTTAAATTTTTCTGCCCAGGAAGTAATCTGGCAGAAAGACATCCAATCCAACACCCAGGATTTTCTGAGCCAGGTCACCACCACCATTGACGGGCAATACCTAATTTCGGGAAGCAGCATTCAAAGTACGAAGATACCGTCTGGAGGCGGTAAACAGAACAAGGGCTATGAATTTCATCTGGTTAAACTCAACCAAAAAGGCGAAGAAGTCTGGGAAAAATATTTCTCGGGACAGAATCACGATTTTTTATCGGCAACAGTTGCTACGCAGGAAGGTGGTTTTCTTTTGGCGGGAACTTCATTTTCAGGAAAAGGGTTGGATAAAAAAGAAGACTCTAAAGGAGGATCCGATATATGGTTGGTCAGAATTAGTCCTTTTGCTGAAGAAATGTGGCAAAAAACGATCGGCGCCGCTTCCGATGAAGAGGCGAGAGCGGTGATCCAGACGACTGACCTGGGATTTTTCGTTGCAGGAAACGTCCAAAACTCAGCTAAAGGGTACGGATCGAAAGACGTTCTGGTAGTAAGACTCGATAAAAACGGGAAAGAATTGTCCCAGCTGATTTTAGGAGGGAAAGGACTGGATGAAGTGGAGAAAATGATCCCGACAAAAGATGGAGGTGCACTGCTAGGGATATACTCAAGAAGTGCAGCCGGAGGCTCCAAGAAGACCGAAAACTTCGGGGAAGGCGATTACTGGATCATAAAACTTTCCAAAGACGGAAAAGTGGAATGGGAAAAGAACTTCGGCGGGAAAGGGGATGACCATTTAAGAACATTAGCGCTGACCTCAACGGGCTATTTAATCGGAGGAGAATCAAGATCGGAAAGATCGGGAAATAAATCCGTTGGGATCACCGAAGGAACGGATTTATGGTTGATTTCTTTAAATAACAGGGGAGAAGAAATCTGGCAAAAGTCCTACAACTTTAAAAACAGGGATATGCTAATGGGAATTAGTGTTATTGAGAAAAAAGAGAAAGGAGAAAAGAATAGAGATGTAACGACAGGTATTTTATTGGGAGGTTATACGCAGGCGGAAGGCAGGATAGAAGCTGATGATGAAAAGTTCTGGATGCTGTACGTGGACGAAAGCGGAAATGAGCAGTGGAGAAAGCACGTGAAAGGTCAGTCTTCTAAAAAAGAGGAACGGTTATCTGATATAAAGCTCAATAGGGACGGTTCAATTATTCTTGCAGGCACCAGCGCTGAGGAATTGGAAAAAGAGAACTGGAAAATTGTAAAGCTGGGTGATCAGCAGATTGATCAGCTGATCGAGAAGCAGGATATTAAAATCTACCCGAATCCGGTGTCGGATTACGCCTATATTGAAATCGGAATGAACTTTACAGAAGCGGAGATTGTGGTGTATGATATGGGCGGAAGACAGCTGCAGAGTCTGAAAACCAAGAATAAGGTAACTAAGATGAATACACAGAATCTGATTCAGGGCGCTTACCTGGTGGTCATCAAAACGGATACGGATAAAACGGCGAATGCTAAATTGATTAAGAAATAA